The window AATCGTAATATGAGTTTATTAGCAATCAACTGGGCTGAAGCCGGCGTAAAGGCAGGTCAGTTCATCTTATCCTTTTCCATTATTGTCATCCTTCATGAATTGGGACATTTTCTCCCTGCCCGTTGGTTCAAGTGCCGGGTGGAGAAATTCTACCTCTTTTTCAACCCCTGGTTCTCCCTGTTCAAAAAGAAGATAGGCGAAACGGAATACGGCCTGGGCTGGGTGCCTTTTGGCGGTTATGTGAAGATCGCCGGCATGATCGATGAGAGTATGGACAAGGAGCAAATGAAACAACCGGCCCAGCCATACGAGTTCAGGAGCAAGCCAGCCTGGCAGCGACTGATCATTATGCTGGGGGGCGTGACCGTAAACCTAGTACTTGGCTTCCTGATCTATGCCGCTATGTTGTGGTACTGGGGCGAAAATTATGTTCCCACCAATAAGTTCAAGTATGGTATCGCTACCGACTCCCTTGCCCAGAGCATAGGATTGCGTGATGGGGATAAAGTGCTGAGTGTGGATGGGGAATATATTGACCGGTTCAACAAGATCCCCCTGAAAGTATTATTGAATGGTGCAAAGACCATGGAGGTGGATCGCGATGGCCAGAAGGTGAATATCAATATCCCGGAAGATTTTGCCGCCAAGCTGATCCATTTCAAGACGATCAATTTCATAGATATGCGTGTGCCTTTCCTTGCGGTAGATAGCCTGGCCGATACCAGTGCTGCTGTTAAGGCCGGTATCCGCAAAGGGGATAAGGTCCTTGCCGTAAATGAAAAATCAGCCCTCTATTTCCATGAGTTCAGGCGGGCTATCCAAGCCAATAAAGGCAAGCAGGTGAACCTTAGCGTAAAACGTGGCTCCGACACTTTACAAATGGCCCTGGCCGTTCCGGCAAGTGGTATCGTTGGCGTATACAATAGCGCTGTGAAGGATGAGTTTGAGGTTAAGGAGATCAGGTATGGTTTCCTGGAAGCTATTCCCGCAGGTTTCAAAAAAAGCGTGGAAACATTGGAGGGATACTGGTTACAGCTGAAGCTGATCTTCAGTGGCAAGGTGAACACCAATGAGTCACTGGGTAGTGTGATCAGTATCGGTAAAATGTTTGCCCCGGTTTGGGACTGGCAATTGTTCTGGAGCCTCACCGCCTTCTTCTCCCTTGTGTTGGCATTAATGAACGTGCTGCCCATTCCCGGACTGGATGGTGGCCATGCAGTGTTTACCATCATCGAAATGGTTTCAGGCCGCAAGCCAAGCGAGAAGTTCATGGAATATGCCCAAATGGTGGGTATGGTATTGTTGTTGGGATTGATGGCTTATGCACTGGGTCTGGATATCTTCCGACTGTTTAAATAAGCTTGACCTAAGGATATTTTTAAGCATTGTAGATAAATAGGAAAGCCTGGTTGTTGCCAGGCTTTTCTATTTGATAGGGTTATTGACCAAAGTTTGTCATGGCTTTCTTTCTGCCTTTACAGGCTTTCCATAATAGCGGTCGTGAAAGTCAAACCGCGCATCATTCCTGGCTTTGATCAGTTTTGATTCTGTGTCGATGATCATTACAGGAGGTTCAGTTGTAGTGGCTTCGGCAGCTTGCCATTCGGCCAGGTCTTTACTGTTGGGGTTGCCGGTAATAATGAAGTTGGCAAAGTACTGCTGCATCTGCTCCGATACTTTGTAGTCATCGGCTGTCCAGGCGTATTCCTTCACCAAATAAAGGTTACCCATGCAATATTCGATCTCGCAGGCATGTGGTGCGCCGATCGGTTCTGGTTGCTTTATTTGCGGTTGTGCATTCCTGGTAGTTCCACCTGCCAGTCCGGGTACGAGGTTGGGGTCAACCAATGGGGGACGCAGTTTGGAATAAAGGTACCGGTAAACAGGTTGTTTGCTGTTCCTGCGGTGCAGGTCGAACCACTTCCAGGTGCTGTATACGATGAACCGGTCAGATGCAAGGTCGGTGGCAGACCATTCCACTTCTTTCTCATTGGCATGTTGGTATAGTTTCAGTACTTCCTCATGGTCCTGTGGGTACTCGGCTTTTACGCGGTTGATGAAGTTTTCTGGTGTATAGGGTTTGCCTTGCATAAAGGCCATGCCGGGGATCTCGGCAGAATTCCAGCCCAATAATAAGGGGACCTGGCTTTGTTGTTGGGCGGCAAAAATCTCCGGAAGTGAGCGGGGTAGGAAATAACCATCAATCACTGGTGGGAAGCCAAAGCGCTTGGACTCCCGGTAGAGATGGAAGATCTCCGCTGTGCTCATCTTCCTGAGTTCAGCGATGCTTTTCACGCCGGCCTTACTAAGGAACTCGCTGCCGATCTTTTCTGCCTCCTGCAAGCTGACCGGTGCTAGGGTGGGGTAGATGGATGCACCGCTCTCGCCAATGGCACCATGAATAAGGCCCTTGCTAAGAGGGGAAGCCATTTGGGCACTTACAGAGATCGAACCTGCTGATTCACCTGCAATGGTCACCTTATTGGGATCTCCACCAAAGGCTTTGATATTTTGTTTCACCCATTGCAGGCCGCCAGCTGGTCGAGTAGTCCATAGTTGCCGGATGCTTTGTAAGAAGCCTCTTTGCTTAAATCCGGATGGGCGAGGAAACCAAAGATGTTCAGCCTGTAATTCACCGTCAGTACCACTAT is drawn from Flavihumibacter rivuli and contains these coding sequences:
- the rseP gene encoding RIP metalloprotease RseP translates to MSLLAINWAEAGVKAGQFILSFSIIVILHELGHFLPARWFKCRVEKFYLFFNPWFSLFKKKIGETEYGLGWVPFGGYVKIAGMIDESMDKEQMKQPAQPYEFRSKPAWQRLIIMLGGVTVNLVLGFLIYAAMLWYWGENYVPTNKFKYGIATDSLAQSIGLRDGDKVLSVDGEYIDRFNKIPLKVLLNGAKTMEVDRDGQKVNINIPEDFAAKLIHFKTINFIDMRVPFLAVDSLADTSAAVKAGIRKGDKVLAVNEKSALYFHEFRRAIQANKGKQVNLSVKRGSDTLQMALAVPASGIVGVYNSAVKDEFEVKEIRYGFLEAIPAGFKKSVETLEGYWLQLKLIFSGKVNTNESLGSVISIGKMFAPVWDWQLFWSLTAFFSLVLALMNVLPIPGLDGGHAVFTIIEMVSGRKPSEKFMEYAQMVGMVLLLGLMAYALGLDIFRLFK